One window from the genome of Microcoleus sp. FACHB-68 encodes:
- a CDS encoding cyanoexosortase B system-associated protein yields MPLSKLLHRYPLSKIILLGFLLGLIGIGAVPGYFAGNWRWASPPPVPTLEQLKGLRKTGLTIAGWQTLQQDTVLIGGRNWLLLEVQHAPQTKALILLLPQSDPSDQPQVEWTDVSGLQRWILDSYSQMQFTVAVPHDADSRGEAKFTAQQVATVQARFLRARNERQTYAVLQWYAWPNGGHPAPSHWFWADRRAQLSNRRVPWVAVSIQISIEPFGNIERSRQLAESLGKTVQAALMAGPLENL; encoded by the coding sequence ATGCCCCTGTCTAAACTACTGCATCGATATCCACTGTCTAAAATTATCTTGCTGGGATTCCTACTAGGACTGATCGGCATAGGGGCAGTTCCTGGCTATTTTGCAGGAAACTGGCGCTGGGCAAGTCCCCCTCCAGTCCCCACTCTTGAACAGCTAAAAGGGTTGCGGAAAACAGGTTTAACCATTGCCGGTTGGCAGACACTACAGCAAGATACTGTCTTAATTGGCGGTCGCAATTGGTTACTGCTGGAAGTTCAGCACGCTCCCCAGACTAAAGCATTGATTCTGTTACTACCTCAATCTGATCCAAGTGATCAGCCGCAAGTTGAGTGGACAGACGTCAGCGGGTTGCAGCGCTGGATCTTAGATTCTTATAGTCAGATGCAGTTTACCGTTGCAGTTCCCCACGATGCCGACAGCCGTGGGGAGGCTAAATTTACAGCACAACAGGTTGCAACCGTCCAAGCCCGTTTTTTGCGAGCGAGGAACGAGCGGCAAACTTATGCAGTCTTGCAATGGTACGCTTGGCCTAACGGTGGCCATCCGGCACCGAGTCATTGGTTTTGGGCAGATCGTAGGGCGCAGTTATCGAACCGGCGCGTTCCTTGGGTGGCAGTGAGCATTCAGATTTCTATCGAACCTTTTGGCAATATTGAGCGATCCCGACAGTTGGCTGAATCTTTAGGTAAAACGGTTCAAGCGGCATTGATGGCCGGCCCTTTAGAGAATTTATAA
- the crtB gene encoding cyanoexosortase B: MHIERKIPDAVERYLFTGLIFSLLAILYVPLLMHWYSGWLKIIKISLEHEYFSHGLIGLPFAAYISWINRERWVKLSDHTHPLGGFLLGLGGVLYLSGLPDLVNLSFPTVLAGVCLWIKGKEGIRLQAFPLLLVLLATPTEIPYLIAPYTLPLQSFIAGTAGFILTQFGLNVTVQNINLFVGGRIVEVAPHCAGLKMLFTSLYVSLMLLYWTDTYRSRGTTLVFLWLTVVVSVTANILRNTLLTLFYGTGQEQAFDWLHEGWGGDLYSAGMLALLMVLLNGIEKFKENFYIDSD, encoded by the coding sequence ATGCATATTGAGCGCAAAATTCCCGATGCTGTTGAGCGATACCTGTTCACCGGGCTGATCTTCAGCCTACTGGCCATTCTCTATGTACCCTTGCTGATGCACTGGTACTCTGGCTGGCTGAAAATCATTAAAATTAGCCTCGAACACGAATATTTCAGCCACGGGTTGATCGGGTTGCCCTTTGCCGCTTACATCAGCTGGATCAACCGAGAGCGATGGGTCAAACTAAGCGATCACACCCATCCTTTGGGTGGCTTCTTGCTGGGATTGGGGGGTGTCCTCTATCTCAGCGGGCTTCCGGATCTGGTTAATTTGTCTTTTCCAACGGTTCTTGCCGGCGTTTGTCTGTGGATCAAAGGCAAGGAAGGCATCCGGCTGCAAGCCTTCCCCTTGTTGTTAGTCTTGCTAGCCACTCCCACAGAAATTCCCTATTTAATTGCTCCTTATACCTTGCCCCTACAAAGCTTCATCGCCGGCACCGCAGGCTTTATCTTGACGCAATTTGGGCTGAATGTTACGGTGCAGAACATTAATCTATTTGTAGGAGGACGCATTGTTGAAGTCGCTCCCCACTGTGCCGGTCTTAAAATGTTGTTCACCAGTCTTTATGTCAGCTTAATGCTGCTTTACTGGACTGACACTTATCGATCCCGTGGAACGACCCTCGTATTTTTGTGGCTAACTGTGGTGGTTAGCGTCACTGCCAATATTCTTCGCAACACCCTGCTTACCTTATTTTATGGAACCGGCCAAGAACAGGCATTTGATTGGCTGCACGAAGGATGGGGCGGCGATCTTTATTCTGCCGGTATGCTAGCACTGTTAATGGTCTTGCTCAATGGAATTGAAAAATTTAAAGAGAATTTTTATATAGATTCCGATTGA